In the Corvus cornix cornix isolate S_Up_H32 chromosome 27, ASM73873v5, whole genome shotgun sequence genome, CCCCCCATGTGGGGAATGGTGTCTCCCAACCCTATGGGCACCTCCACACCGGGGAATAGTGTCTCCCAACCATGgacaacccccccccccaccgGAGAATGGTCTCTCCCAGATCCACTGACACCCCACAAGGGTCTCCCTTGCTCACCCCACAGACACCCCCTCTCCACACGGGGAATGGTCTTGCCCTCACCCCACTGATTTCCCCCTTTGGAatggtccctcccagccctaCTGATTCCACCCCCCAAGAGGAATGGTTATTGATCTCTATTGATCCCCCGCATGAGAAATGGTCTCCCCAGTCATAGTGATTCCCCCTTCCACGCGCAACGGCCGTTCCCAGCCCCACCGACCCCCCCTCCCGCGGTGAATggtctctcccagccctgcttcccccTCCCGCGGTGAATGGTCTGTCCCCCGCTCCCCCCGCAGCCGGCGATGGTCGGTGCCGGCGCAGCCTCGCTCTGGAGTTTCCCTTCCGGGGTCAGAGGTGGCAGCGGGGCCGGAAGCGGCGCCCGGCGGGACCCGGACtcggcaccggcaccgggagGTACCGGCGGGGACACGCGGGCTCCGGGGCACCCCGGGGGCTCACGAGCATCCCCGGGCCCGGCTCTGGGGCGGGCGGTGCCGGGCTGTGCGCGGGCCCCGGTGGCTCAGCCTCGGTGGGGCCTCGGTGCCGCTCCCGCGCCCGGGAGCGCAGCCGCCGGTGAGAGCGGGACGGGACGGGTCTGTCACTGCGGGTTCTGCGCTCAGTGCCGGCTCAGGACCCGGTTATCGGGACTCGGCCCTACGGAGCCTAGTTCCCAACGCCGGGAGGCCtccggcagccccggggctcCCGTTCGGGCCCCGTCCCCAGGGCagccccggcggggccggggcacgGGCGGTCCCGTTATACGCTCTGGCCGCGCTTCGCCGGCGCTCCCGGAGCCCTTCGGGCGGATCTCGGGTTTCCCGGCAGCGGGACCGCGGCGCGGGGAGCCCCGAGAGCGGCCGAGGGGCGAGAATCGCCCGGGTCCGAGCGGCTTTCACCGGTGTCACCTCCGGGAACCTGCGGGGAACGGGAGTCTGGGACCGGGCGGGTGTCGGGGAGGCTCCTTGGAGGGCAGGGGGCTCGGGGGTCCCGGCACTGCCCTGCCATCCATCCCGTGGCAAACTCTGAGCTCTGGGATACCCGCGGGGGTCCCTCGGGCcgggggctgcagggtgggggCTCCGAGCGAGGGGTGGGTCTGTGCTGGGCTCCCGGGCTCTTCCCGCTGTTCCGGGGCCCTGGAAAAGCCCTTGGGCTTCATCGAGGAAGGGCAACGCCGGGACCACCCCGGGGACCCTTTTGctggggggagggggcggcgTGAAGCCCCTCCGTGGCTGTGCCCGAGGGTTCCACATCCCGAGGGTTCCACATCCCGAGGGTTCCACATCCCGACCCCCGGAGCGGCCCCGCGGGACCGGGGGGTCGCAGCACGGGGGTCCCGCGGGGGCTCCGAGTGCCGAAACCCCCAaatgctgggctgggctgtgcctccCGCTGCCTTTGGGACGTAGGAAGGAAAGCCCGAAAATCTCAGCCCAGACCTTCTGGAAATGAGGGGAAATTTGGGCCGCTGCAGGATTCCGCGCCTGGCTCCGGGACAAAGCCGCTTTTCCTGAGGCTCTCTGAGTTTCCCCATCTCTCCCTGCAGTGCTCGGGGGGAGCAGGCTCTCGGGGGTTCACTTTGCGCTGAACCGAGGCCTCTCCAGTGCTTTGCCGAAGCTGTTGGATCCTTCCTGGTTTTTTTGGGACGGCAGTTCGGTGTCTGGGTTAATAGTgacctttttttgttgttttaaaggGAAGCTCAGACACCTCTCAGTGCCCAGCGGAGCAGTCGGggtctccatccctctgcttcTCCAGGTGCTCTCTCACCTGGCAAACTCCACCCTCTGGAATATCCCACAGTGATCCCATGTCCGTCACCCCTGGGATGGctcagggggctgcaggggttCGGGGGGTCCCACTGTGGGTGTTCCCCACCCTGGGCTGCACGTCCCGAGAGAGGGGACAGaagaggggacaggagggattGTCACATGAGCCCGGGGGAAGcgtgggaggaaggagaagtggTGTCATGGGGTGGGAAAAGCTCCTGACTGGGAGGTGGGTCATTAATGAGCAAACGGTGCTAATGAGGGGCTGGGGTTGGCATGGGAAGGTGACACAGGGAGGGGGTGACACGGGGCTTCGAGGGGCTGTGGTGGGGTTGGGATGTGCCTTGGCACAGCCTCTGGGAATGTTTTGGTGGCCAGTGTCCTACTGGAATGGGCTGACGGGGTTTTGGGGTGGTGGCACTGGGctctggtggtgctgggctgatgATCTTTTGGGGCGGTGGCGCTGGGCCATGGTGGCACTGAGTtgtggtggcactgggaggaTGATggctcagggctgctggtggcactgggctGGCAATGTTTTGGGGTGGTGGCACTGGGCGGCACTGGGCTGATGATGGCACTGGGCTGTGGTGGCACTGGGCTGATGGGGTTTTGCTGGGTGTTGGTGTTGGATACTGGAGCAGGATTTCACCACCCGCCTCTCCTCCGTGTTTGCTTCCTGCTGGGATCTGCGGGATGTGGCGTCACccttgtccctgcagcccccatcACCTCCTAATCCCCAAACCAGGAGGTTTTCCCAGCAAAAATCCTTCCCCACAGTCCCAAAATCCCCTTCTTTCAAGGCAGAGAAGCCCAGAAAGGTCCCTGGAGCGTCCCTTGGGCTGTGATCTGTCACCCAGGATGTCCCTCCAGGCTGTGATTTGTCACCCAAGGTGTCCCCTGGGCTGTGATTTGTCACTCAGGGCATCCCCCAGGCTGTGATCTGTCATCCAGGATGTCCCCTGGGCTGTGATCTGTCTCTTGGGGTGACCCCCAGGCCGTGATCTGTCATCCAGGATGTCCCCTGGGCTGTGATTTGTCACCCGGGGTGGCCCCCCAGCAGCATTTGTCCCTCTCTGGAATGGAATCCTGGAAtaatttaggctggaaaagcccttcaAGATCATCAAGGCCAACCCTTAACCCAGCACGGCCGAGTCACCCCTaacccgtgtccccaagtgccacatccacacgtttTTTTAACCATTCCAGGGATGGCAACTCCACCATTCCCTGCCTGACTGTCCTTCCAGTGAATAAATCCCCCCTGATGTCCACCCTGaccctccctgggcacagcttgaggctgttccctctcaCCCCATCCCtcattccctgggagcagagcccaacacCCCCCCCACCACCGACCCCCTCCTTCCCGGCCCCTGGGCTGCCGGAGCGGGATGCGGAGGATGCTGGAATGCATAATGGAGCATCGGGGCGCTCAATAATTCATCTGTCACCCAGGAACAGCCACGTTTCTCCACGTTCAGCCCCTGCTCCGagctctcagctgctggagggagcagctccagtggaGGGGGGATGGTGGTGGTTTGTCTGGGATTCAAacattcctgctctgccccacgGTGCAGGTTCTCCCTCGGGAATTGGATGGTTTGGGAGGGCCGTGTGTCCAAAACAGCCTAAACCTCCTTGGGAAGGCTGGGATTAGTGATGGATGAGCTGCACCAGGGTGCTCTGGTGCCGTGTCCTGCCGCGTCCCCGTGTCCTGCCACGTCCCAACACCCCGTTGTTGACCCCGCTCGGCATCCCAGGATCAGGTCCCTGGAGCCTCTCTGGGTGATTTTAAAGCGCTGTGAAAGTTGGGGAGGGGCTGCCTAAGTGCAAAGTGCTgttggaggggaggaggaggcggcaGCAGCCCCAGCGTGGGGGGATTTATTATTTATCCCTCACAGATGTCCTTAACTTTTGTCACTTCGAGCCGGGCCCGGCGCGCGGAGCAGCTGATCCGAAGTGACAAGgattccagctccttcccaagTGCCTCCAAGAGGGACTAACAGGGACTTGACAGGAGTCCAGCTTTGTTCCctttccagccccagcactccCGGGGGTGGGATGCAAAAGCCGCTGGCTCAGGGATCCAGAGTGCCCCAAATCGCCCCAAATCGGGCTGTGCTCGGCTCCTGCAGGTGCTCCTGGAGCATGCCTGGCTTCACATTCCTTGGGGATTTCCACTTCCCACAGATCTGGGCACAACCTCGTGACCTTTTTCCCTGGactctgcagcctcctgggTGTCACGAGTGGGATCTGTGGTGGACAAACCCCACTGGGATCCTGGCGGGCACAGAACTGCCGGGGCAGGAGCTCACGCCCGAAACAGTCcaggggggatttttttggagGCAAAACATCCTTGAGCAGGAGGATTTAGCAGGGAAGGAGTTGGTGGCCATGCCGTTGCCGTGGGTGACTCGGAGGTGGCGGGGCCGGCGCTGACAGATCCCTGGCCCGACCTGTTTTGGGATCCTCGTTCCGTGTTTGTCTCCCACGTGCGCTCCCGTCACGCTCCCTTCCCACAGGGGCCTCCTTGTGCTGCGCTGACGGAGAGGAAAAATCTCCATACAATGGttggcacagctgcaggaaaacagcccCGGCCTTCCAGCGCCTCACTCGTGCCGGGATCGTGTGCCCGGCACTGCCAGGCGGGGCCGGGACAcggagcagctccttccctgctgcctttgggacacggagcagctccttccctgctgcctttgggaCACTGGGACatggagcagctccttccctgcagccgCCCTGTTGCTCTGCCTGGCCCAGTTGGGCATCAGGCCCTGTCCTGGCTGTACAGGTTGGGGTCTGTGCCCAGTGGGATGATTGGCTCCCGAGGCTTTGCCTTCCCTGCAGAGGTGAGGGTGGGGTGGCTCTGTGATTCCAGGGAGTGCTCCCAAAACATCCTCAGAccccttttcctgcttccaCAGCATCTCCATGGGCTTTGGGGCCCTTTTCCTGCTTCCACAGCATCTCCATGGGCTTTgcagctccttttcctgctgccatggCATCTCTGTGGAGTTTGGGGCCCTTtttcctgctcccacagcatcTCCATGGGGTTTGGAGCCCCTTTTCCTACTGGtgttaaagctcatcttgttccaaccccctgccataggcaccttccactgtcccaggttgctccaagccccatccagcccggccttggacactcccagggatggggcagccacagcttctctgggtaccctcagtgccagggcctccccaccttcacagggaagaatttctccctggGATCTGCTTTGCTCCTGGGATTATTTGCCATCGGAGGGGGACAGGAGCAGGGGTGTGGCGAGGCCTGAGGGTCCCCTCGTGTGTCCCCGCAGGTGACGCTGCCGTGGCCGATGTCCCCGGAGCCGATCCCGGAGGATGAGCAAGCCCACGGACCTGCAGCACGACCTGGAACGCAGCCTCCCGGCCATCGCCTCCATcagctcctccttctcccagagccagggctTCTCCCCGTACTTCTTCTCCCCGGAGAAGAGAAAAGCCATCTCGGATGTGAGGAGAACCTTCTGCCTCTTCGTCACCTTCGACCTGCTCTTCATCTCCCTGTTGTGGATCATCGAGCTGAATGTGAGTTGGAGGAAGCAGACCGGGGAATCTTTGCCCTTTTTAAGCTCGGTTCCCTCCGTTAATTGCTCTCTTCCAGCACTCCTGGGACAGATCTTTGTTTGCTGTTCCCAGCGCTGGCCAAGGAGCCGCTGTTCTTTAGTGTAAACTAAAGTCCAGCTCGTTTCCTGCCCCGGGGCTTTGTCGGGGCTGTCCAGGGCTGTTAACACCGTCCCTTTGTTGTGCTGTAACAAGATCCAGGGCCTCTGGAATCACCAACCTGAGCCAAATTTCCCTCCTGTTCCCCTGGCCTGAGGAAAAGCTGTTCCCTGGGTTTGCTGCTGTCATGTTCTCAGAGCAtcagaggagcaggggaggatCCTCCAGGGGCTTTGATCCCAAAATTCTGCTGCTAATCTCAGCTTTGGgaagctggaggtgctgcttCACCTCCCAAGGGATTGTTGAGGGGGATGTGAGTGGTTTGGTTCTCTCCAAAGCGACTCACAAGCTGCTGCGTTTGCTCTGTGTTGCAATAACAGggaaaattcagtttatttacCTCAGTCCCACCAAGTCCAAATCCCTCCCTGggctatattttattttccctgaacTGGCCCTGGCTGGTTTCAGGTACTCCGTGTCCTCCCCTGGAACACCCCGAGCAGAGATGAACAGATAGACCCTGGGCTCTGGCCTGGATTTATCAGCACTGGATCCTGTTGCTCCCTTAGCAGCTCTTATCTCTGCCCTTCTTATCTCTGGGTGTCTGCACTTAACAGACTGTCCGGGCCAGCAGCTCCGAGCCCTGCCTGAGccccctgccccccaccccccttaGGAAAAACCATCTCCCAGCCAGCATTCCAGCCATGCCGATGATGTCGTGCCCGCCCAGCTTGGACCCCGGCCCCCTGCCCTTGTCCCAGTCCTCTCTCACAGAGAGGTGCTGCCCACAAAATGCAGAATTCCAGCCCCCAGGAGATAATCCTGGTGCGGTCACCAGGGCGATGCTGAGCGTGGGTCGTGCAGGTAGCCATTAATGAGTGACTAAGTGCTGATATTTGGGCCCCGAGCCGAGATGCTGCATATTTAAAGCCATTAGAGCAGCTTATTTGCCTGGTTATGAAGAGCAACGGTTTGAGATCATGactaatgccttttttttttatccaacCGCTTTCCTTCGCTGCAAGATAAGCCGAGCAAATTGCCCCTCGTTAAAAGCAAACTGTAATTGTGCAGGCTGGGTGCTCTCAGAGCCAGGGAGATGCCTCAGGTGGTTCAGCTGCCTGGTGCACAGCCTGTGTTTAAGCTGAAAACAGCCCCCAGATCATGACCCAAAGCTTTCCCTGTGtctcctccttcctgcagcatcccatggagctgggctgtggggatgAGGCTCTCAGTGGCCACTCAGCAAAGCTGGCTCAAGTCCCATGGCCAGAGGTCAGCTGGAGGCACAGCCCAGCTTTGCCCCCCTCTTTTTGCCCCTTTGTTTTATATTAAGCCCCAATCCCAGACCTGGAGGGATCCCTTCCCAATCCCagtggctgcctgtgctgctcttggaGTGCCAGGACACCCCTGGCTGCCGGGGACTGACATCCACCAACTTGTTCCTGACAGCCCATCCAACAGAAAACACCCCCAAAATCCATCACCCAAAGCTTTCCCTGTGTCTCCTCCATCCTGCAGCATCCCATGgagccagggatgggggaagagGCTCTCAGTGGCCACTCAGCAAAGCTGGCTCGAGTCCTATGGCCACAGGTCAGCTGGAGGCACAGCCCAGCTTTGCCCCCCTCTTTTTGCCTCCCTCTCCCTGGATTTTAAGCCACAGCTTTGACCCAGAGGGATCCTTTCCCAGTGGCTGCCCTTGGAGTGCCAGGACACCTCGGCTGCCAAGGACTGGCCCGAGATCCACCAGCTTGTTCCTCACAGCCCATCCAACAGCTGCCGGCTCCTCCAGCTCCCGGCCAGCTGGGCCCCGTCCAAACCCATAGCCTAAAGGTGAAGCATTTGTTCCAGTTACCTGAGCCCTCCACTTCCTCACAGACAGCCATTCCAGGCTCCCAGGATTTATGGTGTCCAAAGGACTGGGGCTGTCAGACCCTGGATTATCTCGGGATGAGCTTTTTCCACACTCCAGTAAATCCCAGAGGGTGTTTTTGCCTCTCTCAGATTCCCATGGCTGTGcatcctcctctcctccctcttcccctttgCCAGCCCGTTTGAACCTGCTGGTTCCCTTCTTCCATCAGATTTCCTGGAGCACTGCTGTGAGCCATGGGAAGCCAGCTGGAGGGAGAAGGGACCCCTCAGTGCTTTGCATGAGGAGGATCCTTAAATCCCCCCAGGTGCTCAGTGACCCCGAGAACCCCTGCAGGAAGATGTTCAGTGCGTTAGTGAAGGCTCCCgagaaacatttttcctgtggttttccatttttccccaTGTCTCCTCCCATTCCTCTGAAATCTGGGACCTGGACGAGgtgggcagcagtgggaggtgACCATCCAGGGGCTCCAGGCTGTGAGGAACTGGTCACCAAGGATTTGGGTGTTGGAAATCACCACCTCGAGGTGTTTAAtgtccctcctgccccacccACACTCCTCGGTGTGAACCCCAGGGGGAAACATGGTGTGAATCCAGGCAGGAAATGTGCCATGGGATCCTCCCTGgtcctgtgctggcagaggagcccacGCCAGGCCCGTGGGATCATTTGTATTCCAGGTGCATTCCCTGACCTGGCCATAACCCCGGGCACTGCTTGGCTCCTTCTCCCATTAGTTTCTTATCAGTGCACTCAACAGCTTCCTGCTTCCCTGTCTCCCTCAGACCAAGGAGGGCATCAAGGAGAACCTGAAGGGTGAAATCATCAACTACAAATTCAACACCTCGTTCTTTGATATCTTTGTGAGTATTTCAGcctcctgcagggctctggagcttggcagggccaggagggTCTGGGGTCTTCCCTTGCCCACCTCAGTGAATCCCTCCTGGTGCAGCCTTGACCCCTCAGTTCCCCGGGAGCTGGcgcctgtccctgccctcccagcaccTGGCAGAGGGACAAGGGCAGTGACTGGTGTCGCTGGATGTTTGTTTTTGCAGCTCTTGGCTCTGTTTCGCTTTGTTGTGCTGCTCTTGGGCTACGCCGTCGTCCGCCTGCGCCACTGGTGGGTCATCGCGGTAAGGAGGCACTGGGGGCTTTCCCGTGGGGagttttccctctcctcctggaTTTCTCAGGGATCTGAGCTccatccatttatttttcaggtcaCTACACTGGTATCCAGTGCCTTCCTGATTGTGAAGGTCATCCTCTCCGAGGTTGGTTTCCCTGGGCTCATGGGGAGCTGCTTTGTGATTTCTCAGTGCTGTTTTATTCCCTGTTTGGATCATTCCCTGTGCTTCCATTCTGCTTCTTTCCACACAGCTTCTGACCAAAGGGGCTTTTGGGTATTTACTTCCCATCGTCTCCTTTGTCATTGCTTGGCTAGAGACCTGGTTCCTGGATTTTAAAGTCCTAACTcaggaagcagaagaggaacGATGTGAGTATTTGTGCTCCTCTCTGGTATGAGTTGGACAAAACCAACCAGGcctgggtttgctgctgctctggcattTCTGGAAAAGGCAtctccaggctggctgggaTGGGAAGTGCCTGACTCAGTTCTGTTATGGTCAACAAGTCCCTTCAGGGGAAGAAAATACCAGATTAtaaaaagcatcttttaatTGAGTGGAGAAAAATGTGCCAGATTTCCCAATGACTGGATCCTGCAGCCAGACGTGCTGGAGACAGAGCTCACCTCTGCATGGGGGAAAGTGTTTGGAAACAGTGAGGCAAATGCCAGGTGGAGTGTTGGACTCCCTGTCCCTGATATCTGTGTTTGGATCTGGCTGGAGCCCTTTCCAGGAGGGCTGCTGGAGTCACAGACACATTATGTGGCACGGGGTGAGTTATGGGGTGTGAaattctgcagcctgtggtCTCTGAGGTCACACTGAGCAGGGATTGAGGCTGACCTAAGGCTTCACACATCACCCTGTAACTCCCAGGGTCCTTCTAGGCCTGGCCTGGAATAGCTGTCCATTCCTGTGGCAGCACAAGGAGTTTGTCCCTCTCCCAGGAGTCACTGGCTGGGAAGTGGCACTAAACTAAAAGGGGCATTTGTCAGGCGGGTCTCAGTCAGAAATGCTGTGACTGGAAAGCACCAGAGGATGTTTGGGTCTTGCAAGGAGGCTTTAAGATGAAAAATGATCAAGTGTTTAATGCCTCTATTGGATTAGGCTCAGGTTCCAAATTGCTTCCAGGGGAAGCTCTTATTTAATTAGATGCTTAATCGCCTTTGGATTATTTGACAGGCAGAAGAGCCCATTGATCTCCGGGGCAGATAAAACGTCTCAGACAAAAGATGAGGCAATAGGAGCTGAGGCTGACTGGTGTCAGTGGGAAAAGACAGGGGAAAACGTGGGAAACAACAGGGTGTTCGGGCAAAGCTGGGGTCCCAGAACCTGCCAGGTGTTAAATCCTCGTGCTCCCATTCCCAGGGTTCctggcagcccaggctgcagcctcGAGACCACTGCTGTACCCCCGAGCCCTCTCCGAGGGACAGTTCTACTCCCCACCCGAGTCCTTCGCAGGTAAGATCACCTGTGCCATCACCTCGCTTCCCATGCTCGTCCCACCGTGGAATTCCTCACCTCCATCATCTCTTCCATGAGCTCTGCCTTGTTACCCCAGCCCTTGGCACAGCCTCCAAGAACTGACACTGCAAAACAGggtcccctctcccctctctgtGCGTGCACCcgggcaggggtggcactgccACGCTCTCCCCATGACACCTTTTTGTCGGAGCCGCCCTCGGCCCTGcggtcccagcagcagctctgtggggaacTGGAGCCTTGTGTGGGCTTGGGATTAAATGCTCTGAGCTGTGTGCTTGGAAAATGCTGCCCTGGGGGCTGAGTGCACGGGGATGGGTGGTCACAGGCGGGTGAGGATGAGGGTGGCACGTCACTGCCCTGTGCCGGCACCGGAGAGCTCCTGGCGTGGGAGTGGGGACATCTCAGCTGGATTGTCCTGGTGTAGCTGAGACCCGGGATGAGCTCAGCTCTCCAGAGCAGTTGTCCCAGTGTAGCTGAGACAGGGATGAGCTCAGCCCTCTGGAATAGTTGTCCCAGTGTAGCTGACACCCAGGATTAGCCCGGTTTTCCTGAGCAGTTGTCCTGGTGTAGCTGATAGCCAGGACAAGCCCAGCCCTCTGGAACACTTGCCCTGGTGTAGCTGACACCCAGGATGAGCCCAGTTCTCTGGAATAGTTGTCCCAGTGTAGCTGACACCCGGGATGAGCTCAGCCCTCTGGAACACTGTTCCTGGTATAGCTGACACCCGGGATGAGCTCAGCCCTCCAGAGAGCTGAGCAGGTGTTCAGGGAGACAAGGGCTGGAGTCATCCTTAGTGACAGCCCTCCCCGTTGGATAAGGAACAGGGATCGGGCACTGTCCCCCACgagaagggagggaggtggTACCAGTGGGGTGTTGATTAACTGTGAGTTAATTGGTGCTTCCCTGTAGGGTCGGACGAGTCAGATGAGGAAGGTGTGGGGAGGAAGGCCTTGACAACTCAGGTAAAAACAGGGGCTGGCCCTGCCCTCAGCTCCAGGCTGATCCGGGGCTGTGGGAGTCTCCCCAGTCCTGTGGTCCCAGCAGGTTCTGCTGCCCCTCATTCCAGACCCCTCAGTTCTGGGATCGTGTGGCTGAGTCCCCTCTGTGCCACAGGACCGGTGGCATCGTGGCCACTGCAGGAGGGGGTCATCTGAGCCCCCCCAGCTTTATCCCACTTCCCCATGGCTGTGTGCtcttccctgcagcatcccacagGGAGGtgttctggctgtgctgctgcctgtccctctcccttcccccttccatCCCTGGTCCTTTGGTCACATTCTGGGATGGCCATCACCTCACCCGTCCCTACGGCTTGAGAGGTAGCCCTTGACCTCCCCAAAACCTGGCTGGGCACAGGCTTTGTGCCCTTTTCCAAGTgatcctgctgctgttcagctccAGTTCTGGCTCCTCCAGGAAGGAAGCTGCACATCCCAGAGCCCTTTGCCTGCTGGAAACCCTCCTGCTAAGGCGG is a window encoding:
- the STARD3 gene encoding stAR-related lipid transfer protein 3, whose translation is MSKPTDLQHDLERSLPAIASISSSFSQSQGFSPYFFSPEKRKAISDVRRTFCLFVTFDLLFISLLWIIELNTKEGIKENLKGEIINYKFNTSFFDIFLLALFRFVVLLLGYAVVRLRHWWVIAVTTLVSSAFLIVKVILSELLTKGAFGYLLPIVSFVIAWLETWFLDFKVLTQEAEEERWFLAAQAAASRPLLYPRALSEGQFYSPPESFAGSDESDEEGVGRKALTTQEKEYVRQGKEAMEVVDQILAQEENWKFEKNNDFGDVVYTFEIPFHGKTFILKAFLQCSPEMVYQEVILQPEKMILWNRTVAACQILQRVEDNTIVSYDVAAGAAGGVVSPRDFVNVRRIERRRDRYVSSGMSTTHSLKPPLSKYVRGENGPGGFIVLKCPSNAKVCTFIWILNTDLKGRLPRYLIHQSLAATMFEFAFHLRQRMAELCSKP